From the genome of Streptomyces sp. NBC_01304:
CTGCGCACCCGTCTCCAGGGGTTCGGTCGCCCTCGGGCCGTCCCAGCCGCCGAGCCGGTCCAGCTCGCGCTGGATGCTGCGCTGGTCCGGCAGCGCGAGGTGCACATCCATGGCGTCGGCCAGCATGTGCAGCACGCGCGCGTCGGTGGGCGCGAGCGTCCGGGTCATCTGCTCCGGCTTGAGCGCGGCCTCGAAGGGCCTCGCCCGGCCTTCCCAGTTGAGGAAGGTGCCCGACTTCTCGGCGACGGCGGCGACAGGGAGGACGACATCCGCGACGGCGGTGACCTCTCCGGGCCGCAGCTCCAGCGAGACCACGAAGGCCTCACGAAGCGCTTCACGCGCGCGCAGCGGGTCGGGCAGGTCCGCGACCTCGACGCCCGCGACCACCAGGGCCCCGAGCTCGCCGGTGGCCGCGGCCTCGACGATCTGACCGGTGTCGCGGCCGTAGCGGTGCGGGAGTTCGGCGACGCCCCAGGCGGCGGCGACCTCCTCGCGGGCCCGCGGGTCGGTCGCCGGACGGCCGCCCGGGAGCAGCGAGGGCAGCGCGCCGACCTCGACGGCGCCACGCTCTCCGGCCCTGCGCGGCACCCACACCAGCTGGGCGCCGGTCGCGGAGGCGGCACGTACTGCGGCCGTCAGACCGCCCGCGACCGCCGCGAGCCGCTCGCCCACCACGATCACGGCGCCTTCGCCGCGCAGCGCCTCGGCCGCCTTCGCCCCGTCCTCGCCGAGCCCGACCCCGGACGCCAGCGCGTCCAGCCATTCGGTCTCGGTGCCGGGCGCCGCGGGCAGCAGCGTGCCGCCCGCCTTCTCCAGGCCGCGGGTGGCGAACGGGGCGAGTGCGAAGGTCCGCTGCTTATGCGTGCGCCAGGCCTTGCGCAGCTTGAGGAAGACGCCGGGCGCCTCCTCCTCGGACTCGAACCCGGCGAGCAGTACGGCCGGCGCCTTCTCAAGCGACGTATAAGTGACGCCACTTCCGTCGAGATCGCGGCCCCGCCCGCCGATGCGCGAGGCCAGGAAGTCGGCCTCCTCGCTGCTGTGCACGCGCGCGCGGAAGTCGACGTCGTTGGTGTCGAGGGCCACGCGCGCGAACTTGCTGTACGCGTACGAGTCCTCGACGGTGAGCCGGCCGCCGACGAGCACCCCGGCCCGCCCGCGGGCGCCGTTCAGCCCGGCGGCCGCGGCCTCCAGGGCCTCGGGCCACGAGGCGGGCTCCAGCTCGCCTTCAGCGTTGCGTACGAGCGGAGTGGTGAGCCGGTCCGGCTTCTGTGCGTAGCGGAAGCCGAAGCGTCCCTTGTCGCACATCCACTCCTCGTTGACCTCGGGGTCGTCGGCGGCGAGCCGCCGCATGACCTTGCCGCGCCGGTGGTCGGTGCGGGTCGCGCAGCCGCTGGAGCAGTGCTCGCACACGCTCGGCGACGACACAAGGTCGAAAGGCCGCGACCGGAACCGGTACGCGGCCGAGGTGAGCGCCCCGACGGGGCAGATCTGGATGGTGTTCCCAGAGAAGTACGACTCGAACGGGTCGCCCTCCCCGGTGCCCACCTGCTGGAGCGCGCCCCGCTCGATCAGCTCGATCATCGGGTCGCCCGCGACCTGGTTGGAGAACCGGGTACAGCGGGCGCAGAGCACGCACCGCTCGCGGTCGAGCAGCACCTGCGTGGAGATCGGGACCGGCTTCTCGTACGTCCGCTTCTTGCCCTCGAAGCGGGAGTCCGACTGGCCGTGCGACATCGCCTGGTTCTGCAGCGGGCACTCGCCGCCCTTGTCGCAGACCGGACAGTCCAGCGGGTGGTTGATGAGCAGGAGCTCCATCACACCCTTCTGGGCCTTCTCGGCGACCTGCGACGTGAGGTGCGTCTTGACGACCATGCCGTCGGTGCAGGTGATGGTGCAGGAGGCCATCGGCTTGCGCTGGCCCTCCACCTCGACGATGCACTGGCGGCAGGCGCCGGCCGGGTCGAGCAGGGGGTGGTCGCAGAACCGCGGGATCTCGATGCCGAGCTGTTCGGCGGCGCGGATGACGAGGGTGCCCTTCGGCACGCTCATCTCGATGCCGTCGATCGTCAGCGACACGAGGTCTTCCGGCGGAATCGCCGCCTCCCCGCCCCCGGAGGGAGCGCTAGTAGTGACCGTCATGCGTTCACCTCCGTGTGCTTGTCCGCCCAGAGAGTCGACTTGGCGGGGTCGAACGGGCAGCCCTTGCCGGTGATGTGCTGCTCGTACTCCTCGCGGAAGTACTTGAGCGAGGAGAAGATCGGCGAGGCGGCGCCGTCGCCGAGGGCGCAGA
Proteins encoded in this window:
- a CDS encoding NADH-quinone oxidoreductase subunit G gives rise to the protein MTVTTSAPSGGGEAAIPPEDLVSLTIDGIEMSVPKGTLVIRAAEQLGIEIPRFCDHPLLDPAGACRQCIVEVEGQRKPMASCTITCTDGMVVKTHLTSQVAEKAQKGVMELLLINHPLDCPVCDKGGECPLQNQAMSHGQSDSRFEGKKRTYEKPVPISTQVLLDRERCVLCARCTRFSNQVAGDPMIELIERGALQQVGTGEGDPFESYFSGNTIQICPVGALTSAAYRFRSRPFDLVSSPSVCEHCSSGCATRTDHRRGKVMRRLAADDPEVNEEWMCDKGRFGFRYAQKPDRLTTPLVRNAEGELEPASWPEALEAAAAGLNGARGRAGVLVGGRLTVEDSYAYSKFARVALDTNDVDFRARVHSSEEADFLASRIGGRGRDLDGSGVTYTSLEKAPAVLLAGFESEEEAPGVFLKLRKAWRTHKQRTFALAPFATRGLEKAGGTLLPAAPGTETEWLDALASGVGLGEDGAKAAEALRGEGAVIVVGERLAAVAGGLTAAVRAASATGAQLVWVPRRAGERGAVEVGALPSLLPGGRPATDPRAREEVAAAWGVAELPHRYGRDTGQIVEAAATGELGALVVAGVEVADLPDPLRAREALREAFVVSLELRPGEVTAVADVVLPVAAVAEKSGTFLNWEGRARPFEAALKPEQMTRTLAPTDARVLHMLADAMDVHLALPDQRSIQRELDRLGGWDGPRATEPLETGAQLPRPASGEAVLAGHRLLLDQGRLQEGDDALAGTRHAAVARVSAATAAEAGVKDGDMLSVAGSRGAVQLPLQVTEMPDRVVWLPLNSTGGGVASDTGARPGELVKIGPAALTSEAVEVEA